In Toxoplasma gondii ME49 chromosome VIII, whole genome shotgun sequence, a single genomic region encodes these proteins:
- a CDS encoding DHHC zinc finger domain-containing protein (encoded by transcript TGME49_272320~Predicted trans-membrane domain (TMHMM2.0):574-593:679-702:721-744), whose amino-acid sequence MGSEHQPRPCGGGERRGGRTLLTENEGQVCVSTFSSPSAFSSSSSSVSSSVPASLFPSDPIPVCCTAPQSDSESPPPSHNRSPRSCPCSSSSPVPSAFPSASACSSSSSSSSSCSSTSSPNVASGDCSGAATSSPGSAGAVPSPDFVSHLFLLLRCNKGKAVKAILKRMDAKFYTNVRDAGGHTLLHWAALCGETAVMRLLLANGADPDARSVSSFQSPLMWSVIRDNVVAMRLLFEALESPPCLASSSSSASRSASSSPSGSLSSSSVSSSSSSAGMALGASVGRAANARKEEANWGWRGRDSKGATCAILAAQHNSLKALLLLVKKAGRRCLDETDENGCSPAHWAAFKNRVDVLRLLHYLEADFTSVDVFGCLALHRAVEAGQLESCRVLVEECHVSKNERNTKSNVSAVEIAESLVPPRPDLVAYLRAPNPSRASAVLPLLDSEERGGDSRKWHRLRRVTNLCWNCSEPVQYKWPAAVALGSLLLMLYTAKVVFSVHPSMHSSLFPVSSPWDSHAGPHSSLPFSAASPAPRDVYEGDGAAAQLTSNSGWPSLTGGASVCAFLRLFLARGDLLFWVVCVDLALYLLLLLSDPGIHPKRKRGSSAVEELMEILSSPETHADTLAALDLSRLCRTCWIYRPLRTKHCSICDRCVDGFDHHCVWLYNCVGSLNARLFTAWLLLHSLTQFLHLLGCLAFLLLGPDAGGSLPDDLLHQRHPRRLLILLVAVLHLFSLCRLSVLVSGHLRNIAQNITANEVLNRGRYAYLWEPVRGRGDRLQGVASTRKSFSPFSGGIWKNCLTFWLGQRTLYSASASNALQHISQLFPPASPSSRARPPRPTSARSSRLFSLFSRVPPLRTLWTRGGKETPSEDADTQLRHTETLECCGDAGRKADGVELRFLPQEERRESSAGDEAPSRAWSRSESRCPPRDGRNSSRVKGKVV is encoded by the exons ATGGGGAGTGAACATCAACCTCGTCCGtgtggaggaggagaacgaaggggaGGACGCACGCTGCTTACGGAAAATGAGGGCCAAGTCTGTGTTTCcacattttcttctccttctgctttctcctcttcgtcctcgtccgtttcctcttctgtaccggcttctctcttcccgtcAGACCCTATCCCTGTGTGTTGCACTGCTCCTCAGTCCGATTCAGAGTCACCTCCTCCTTCGCATAATCGATCTCCCCGTTCCTGTCcttgttcgtcttcctctcctgttcCCTCGGCTTttccctctgcctctgcatgctcttcttcttcgtcttcttcttcctcttgctcctcgacttcgtctcCGAATGTCGCGTCTGGGGACTGCTCTGGCGCCgcgacttcttctccaggaTCTGCTGGCGCGGTGCCGTCGCCAGACTTCGTTTCACatctcttcctgcttctgcgcTGTAATAAAGGCAAGGCGGTGAAAGCCATTCTAAAGAGGATGGACGCTAAATTCTACACAAACGTCCGAGACGCCGGGGGACATACGCTGCTGCACTGGGCTGCGCTGTGTGGGGAGACTGCTGTCATGCGCCTGCTCCTCGCAAATG GAGCAGACCCCGACGCCCGCTCGGTCTCTTCCTTCCAAAGTCCCCTGATGTGGAGTGTAATTCGCGATAACGTTGTCGCGATGCGCCTGCTTTTCGAAGCGCTTGAGTCTCCTCCTTGCctggcctcttcctcttcttccgcgtctcgttctgcgtcttcgtctccgtctggtTCGCTGTCCTCCTCATCAGTGTcatcctcttcgtcctccgcGGGGATGGCTCTGGGGGCGTCTGTGGGGAGAGCAGCgaacgcgaggaaagaggaggcgaactgggggtggagaggcagagacagcaaaggcGCAACTTGTGCCATTCTGGCGGCTCAGCACAACTCTTTGAaggcgctgcttctccttgtcAAAAAAGCCGGGAGAAGGTGTCTCGACGAAACGGACGAGAACGGCTGCAGTCCGGCCCACTGGGCTGCATTCAAG aACCGCGTAGACGTCCTACGGCTGCTCCACTACCTGGAGGCGGACTTCACTTCTGTAGATGTCTTCGGGTGCCTTGCCCTCCACCGGGCGGTCGAGGCAGGGCAGCTCGAGTCCTGTCG AGTTCTTGTGGAGGAATGTCATGTCAgcaagaacgaaagaaacacaaagtCGAATGTG AGCGCCGTCGAGATTGCGGAATCTCTGGTGCCGCCTCGGCCTGACCTCGTGGCGTACCTGCGAGCGCCGAATCCTTCCCGGGCGTCTGCCgtgctgcctctcctcgacTCCGAAGAACGG GGAGGAGACTCACGCAAGTGGCATCGCCTCCGTCGCGTGACTAATCTCTGTTGGAACTGTAGCGAGCCTGTACAGTACAAATGGCCAGCCGCCGTCGCACTtggctctctgcttctcatGCTTTACACCGCAAAAGTCGTCTTCTCA GTACATCCCTCCATGCACTCGTCGCTTTTCCCCGTCTCTTCGCCCTGGGACTCGCACGCTGGTCCCCAcagttctctccctttctcggCTGCCTCGCCTGCACCTCGTGACGTTTacgaaggcgacggcgcgGCGGCGCAGTTAACCAGCAACTCCGGTTGGCCTTCGCTGACGGGGGGCGCCTCCGTCTGTGCTTTTCTGCGGCTGTTCCTCGCTCGCGGAGACCTCCTCTTCTGGGTGGTGTGTGTCGACCTGGCGCTCtatctgctgctgcttctgtcgGATCCGGGCATTCACCCCAAGCGCAAACGGGGAAGCAGCGCAGTCGAGGAACTCATGGAG ATTCTGTCAAGTcccgaaacgcatgcagacacgcTCGCAGCACTTGATCTCAGTCGTCTGTGTCGAACCTGCTGGATCTACCGTCCTCTGAGGACGAAGCACTGTTC CATCTGCGACCGATGCGTGGACGGCTTTGATCATCACTGCGTCTGGCTCTACAACTGTGTAGGGTCGCTCAACGCTCGTCTGTTCACCGCTTGGCTGTTGCTTCACTCTCTCACACAG TTTCTCCATTTGTTGGgctgcctcgccttcctcctcctcggcCCAGATGCGGGAGGAAGCTTACCGGACGACCTTCTCCATCAGCGCCaccctcgtcgccttcttaTCCTTCTT GTTGCGGTCCttcaccttttctctctgtgtcgcctgAGTGTTCTGGTGTCTGGACACTTGCGCAACATCGCCCAAAATATCACGGCGAACGAAGTCCTTAATCGAGGAAG ATACGCATATCTTTGGGAGCCCGTTCGTGGGCGCGGGGACCGCCTCCAAGGTGTAGCTTCCACTCGAAAGAGTTTCAGTCCTTTCTCTGGCGGG ATCTGGAAAAATTGTCTGACTTTCTGGCTCGGGCAGCGCACCCTTTACAGCGCCTCTGCCTCAAACGCCCTACAACATATCTCCCAGCTGTttcctcccgcctctccgtcctccCGCGCTCGTCCTCCCCGACCGACGTCGGCTCGCTCGTCTcggttgttttctctcttctcccgcgttccTCCCCTGCGAACACTGTGGACGCGAGGCGGCAAGGAGACACCCtcggaagacgcagacacgcaGCTGAGACATACGGAGACACTTGAGTGCTGCGGCGACGCGGGGCGCAAGGCGGATGGCGTCGAATTGAGATTTCTTCcccaagaagaaaggcgagaatCTTCTGCTGGCGATGAAGCGCCGAGTCGCGCTTGGAGTCGCAGCGAAAGCAGATGCCCGCCCCGGGATGGGCGTAACTCCAGTCGCGTCAAAGGGAAGGTGGTGTGA
- a CDS encoding hypothetical protein (encoded by transcript TGME49_272300), with translation MKVCMLRLRMPPAYRAFCSSVCAEKSTQPTSACLCFVFFVYSTPGDRFRLLNVSPSTHMVLNLEELFIFSQQAPGSRESVALHSPSIERAATRNLERYCGSWQSKWKGSFKVVSSEKTSKEGSVSFHSTSACTCACFFITAVEGIFFQKRGTRVQGELHCLAAHRTMASRLEKNLLFVGRH, from the coding sequence ATGAAGGTTTGTATGTTGCGTCTACGCATGCCCCCCGCGTATAGAGCTTTTTGCTCGAGCGTGTGTGCAGAGAAATCCACGCAGCCGACtagcgcctgtctctgtttcgtcttctttgtgtATTCGACTCCGGGCGaccgttttcgtctcttgaACGTATCTCCTTCGACTCACATGGTTTTGAACTTGGAGGAACTGTTTATTTTTTCACAACAAGCGCCAGGGTCGAGGGAGTCTGTGGCGCTGCACTCGCCGTCCATCGAGCGCGCCGCCACGAGGAATCTGGAGCGCTACTGCGGATCGTGGCAGTCGAAGTGGAAAGGATCTTTCAAGGTTGTTTCCTCCGAGAAAACCTCCAAGGAAGGTAGCGTTTCCTTCCACTCTACTTCGGCATGCACATGCGCATGTTTCTTCATCACTGCGGTGGAGGGAATCTTCTTTCAGAAAAGGGGAACTCGAGTACAGGGTGAGTTGCACTGTCTCGCAGCGCACAGGACGATGGCCTCCCGTCTGGAGAAGAATCTTTTGTTTGTCGGTCGACACTAG
- the PDHE1B gene encoding pyruvate dehydrogenase complex subunit PD-HE1Beta (encoded by transcript TGME49_272290~Product name based on PMID:17784785;17449654.~Signal peptide predicted by SignalP 2.0 HMM (probability 0.781) with cleavage site probability 0.186 at residue 19) gives MAVLDVPLLFAFHFALALSGVLHLSVSNSTVSARQLSPSFPPTVLPTSRVASLPASAGAPAFVKPSSIHASALSSSFSSPSSSSSTSPSSPSSSVPQAALYQVGSALDAAASHRPAVQIQEAVVDGEFVNGKSVKEWKVERSLYQALHMALAEELARDPNVCVMGEDVGHYGGSYKVTKDFHARFGNYRCMDTPICENTFTGMAIGAAMNGLRPVVEGMNMGFLLLAFNQIANNAGMVRYTSGGAFDVPVVIRGPGGVGKQLGPEHSQRIEAYLMAVPGLKIVACSTPYNARGLLKSAIRENNPVVFFEHVLTYNIKEEIPLLPYTLPLDKAEVARQGTDITVLAYGKLRHVALDAAQHLEQLGLSAEVVDLISLKPLDMESIQTSIKKTGRCIILDESSRTGGIGGEIFTQVMENCADDLLEVPVRLATKDIPTPYAAKLEEATIVTPQDVVNSALWLVSKRGPTPTKA, from the exons ATGGCGGTGCTCGAtgtccctcttctcttcgcgttccATTTCGCGTTGGCCCTCTCTGGGGTGCTGCATCTTTCTGTCTCAAACTCAACCGTCTCCGCTCGtcaactgtctccttccttccccCCCACAGTGCTGCCTACCTCGCGGGTAGCCTCGCTTCCCGCCAGCGCGGGCGCTCCTGCCTTCGTCAAGCCGAGTTCGATCCACGCGTcagctctctcctcgtctttctcttctccctcctcttcttcttctacttctccttcttctccttcttcgtctgttccACAGGCAGCGCTGTATCAGGTCGGAAGCGCGTTGGATGCCGCGGCGTCGCATAGG CCTGCAGTGCAAATTCAAGAAGCAGTGGTGGACGGAGAATTCGTGAACGGCAAAAGTGTCAAAGAGTGGAAAGTTGAAAGGTCATTATACCAGGCCCTGCACATGGCCCTCGCCGAAGAACTGGCTCGCGATCCGAACGTCTGCGTCATGG GCGAGGATGTAGGCCACTACGGTGGTTCGTATAAGGTGACGAAGGACTTTCACGCGCGATTCGGGAACTACCGCTGTATGGACACTCCGATTTGCGAGAACACGTTCACTGGGATGGCGATAGGCGCGGCGATGAATGGACTGCGGCCCGTCGTGGAAGGCATGAACATGGgatttctcctcctcgcgttCAACCAGATCGCCAACAACGCGGGCATGGTCCGCTACACCAGTGGAGGAGCCTTCGACGTTCCCGTCGTCATTCGCGGACCTGGGGGGGTGGGCAAGCAACTCGGTCCCGAGCACTCGCAGAGAATCGAGGCCTACCTCATg GCCGTTCCGGGTCTGAAGATTGTGGCGTGTTCGACGCCCTACAACGCGCGCGGCCTGTTGAAATCTGCGATCAGGGAAAACAACCCTGTGGTGTTTTTTGAGCACGTCCTGACGTACAACATAAAAGAAGAAATTCCCTTGCTTCCCTACACCCTCCCTCTCGACAAGGCAGAGGTCGCTAGGCAGGGGACGGACATCACGGTGCTCGCGTACGGGAAGCTCCGTCATGTCGCTCTCGACGCGGCGCAACATCTCGAGCAACTCGGCTTATCTGCGGAGGTTGTCGACCTCATTTCGCTCAAGCCTCTAGACATGGAAAGCATTCAGACCAGCATCAAGAAAACCGGTCGATGCATCATTCTTGATGAAAGCAGCCGCACCGGAGGCATCGGTGGTGAAATCTTCACTCAG GTGATGGAGAATTGCGCCGATGACCTTCTGGAGGTTCCTGTGCGTCTGGCAACCAAAGACATCCCTACGCCCTATGCCGCGAAGCTTGAGGAGGCGACAATCGTCACACCTCAAGACGTGGTGAACTCTGCGCTGTGGCTCGTGTCCAAGCGTGGGCCGACACCGACAAAGGCGTAA
- a CDS encoding tetratricopeptide repeat-containing protein (encoded by transcript TGME49_272285) has translation METATPTERLSSTDMPFSTCTKAHAATGRDAEEVEKLLEILQRFQSKVEPDSDASPSLEEKSALAFLHRRIAKKYTSARRFVEAITHHEAAIQILRHHILPTSASYHGSSDARKKADKRNTKRRGSSRDTDAALARTGHGGNAPNGDEESGSSTSSSSSNSSSSPSPPSSPSSAETPSSRSPSPSLDRANNRKKEDYHHRHVMLLAAGLHDLAQIHSFLEDFQTAEQQLKEAVHIVEGTEKAEERVKQYFQEVFSRLKQRQQKHMARRATTSQADPGGRKEGEANRAAKDPETSHQTTRTWPLRLTQNSHVVSDIEEKQTYTKPKAPRNSGGSRCSFDDPHLNILVLQMVLY, from the coding sequence ATGGAAACGGCTACTCCTACAGAACGCCTCTCGTCTACAGACATGCCGTTTTCGACTTGCACAAAAGCACATGCCGCCACCGGCAGAGATGCCgaagaggtggagaagcTTCTGGAGATTTTACAGCGGTTCCAATCGAAAGTGGAGCCAGACTCTGACGCGTCCCCCTCGTTAGAAGAGAAGAGTGCTCTAGCGTTTTTGCACCGGCGCATCGCCAAGAAATACACTTCAGCGCGTCGCTTTGTAGAAGCGATTACACACCATGAAGCAGCTATTCAGATCCTACGGCACCACATCCTTCCAACATCCGCCTCCTACCATGGTTCGTCGGATGCTAGGAAAAAGGCAGATAAACGAAAcacgaaaaggagagggTCTTCCCGGGACACCGACGCAGCCCTAGCCAGAACAGGTCACGGAGGCAATGCACCGAATGGTGACGAAGAATCGGGCTCCTCGACATCATCATCCTCTTCAaattcgtcttcttccccttcacCCCCATCTTCTCCTAGCAGCGCAGAgactccttcctctcgttcccCGTCGCCCTCATTGGATCGAGCGAACaaccgaaaaaaagaagattACCATCACCGGCATGTCATGCTGCTCGCAGCTGGTCTTCACGACCTCGCGCAGATTCATAGTTTCCTTGAAGATTTTCAGACGGCCGAACAACAGCTGAAAGAGGCGGTGCACATCGTAGAAGGGActgaaaaggcagaagagcgGGTGAAGCAGTATTTTCAAGAGGTCTTTAGTCGATTAAAACAAAGACAGCAGAAGCACATGGCACGGCGTGCAACAACATCGCAGGCGGATCCgggaggcagaaaagaaggggaagcgaaCAGGGCGGCGAAAGACCCAGAAACGTCTCATCAAACAACGCGTACATGGCCGTTGCGTTTGACGCAAAATAGCCACGTAGTAAGCGAcatcgaagaaaaacaaacataCACGAAACCGAAGGCTCCTAGAAACAGCGGAGGGTCCCGGTGTTCTTTCGATGATCCACATCTAAACATCCTTGTCCTGCAAATGGTATTGTATTGA
- a CDS encoding PP2C, putative (encoded by transcript TGME49_272280) produces the protein MNGSQSQITQSQSTTAPAGSSGGSVRTDAKVVASHECTESCSRGSKMDERKNGNARAERVAGSMGNPDEGKRCDSPLEGRVSSSTEGSGKGVTSEELVEENMLKDSQESEEEVKLADKSEERPNVLETWPGSPQRRRRLSLSRSAEAREDKLEKARGQAIIAVGSEVPEDLLLAQRLTSTRPPSEKTETNAESERERPSSLTLQPERECEETTKASERRETETDVEEESESPAQETKSDTADGVRGKAGEDTVPAKKTESAQEVPSSEGDSRERLQSSASLQDPQRRRLSVSRSPTVSSPERAGTEETERGHTALTVEGIGRRRGSEERETPERGDKEEGKEQVKRETAGGTRSSSPQKQRGKSTTRRLSVAGLSSERTQSNFEDKKVEKHGQAAQQDSLNQFGIGMCCKKGFKPESPNQDDFFIIRVDKWSLYGVFDGHGPFGHDVSNYVQKELPARLLYGEPRFLTFPLRALQTSFTTIHRELEDQTDDAMSGAGGIDCSMSGTTATVVLHIHALKKLFVAHVGDSRAVIARREHASSRAVAGGSDGFRQETRNDSRMLQQQTSSEPRETAEDRGCRSAGTGTDCRPLSRLMAFDLTNDHKPTNEIEKQRIMKAGGQVRRLEGDVPHRVFLKNRLFPGLAMSRAIGDTIATQAGVIPDPEVREYEILEGRDEFLLICSDGVWEFISSQEAVDMVSTFGRDNVQKACDAIAREAWKRWIDEEHNVVDDITVLVIYFP, from the exons ATGAATGGATCACAATCACAAATTACACAGTCACAGAGCACTACAGCACCCGCAGGTTCGAGCGGCGGAAGCGTCCGGACAGACGCTAAGGTAGTTGCATCTCATGAATGCACAGAGTCctgcagcagaggaagcaagaTGGATGAGCGAAAAAACGGGAACGCAAGAGCGGAGCGAGTCGCCGGGAGCATGGGAAATCCAGATGAAGGGAAGCGCTGCGATTCTCCTTTGGAGGGTCGCGTGTCCTCTTCTACAGAAGGAAGCGGCAAAGGGGTAACCAGTGAAGAACTCGTTGAGGAAAACATGCTCAAGGATTCTCAGGAATCCGAAGAGGAGGTCAAATTGGCCGacaagagcgaagagcggCCCAACGTATTGGAGACATGGCCTGGGTCTCCTCAGAGGAGGCGTCGCCTGTCACTCTCTCGTTCTGCAGAGGCTAGGGAAGACAAactcgagaaggcgaggggcCAAGCCATCATTGCAGTTGGAAGCGAGGTGCCTGAGGACTTGCTGCTTGCACAGCGCCTCACAAGCACGAGACCACcaagcgaaaaaacagagacaaatgccgagagcgagagagagcggccTTCGTCACTTACACTACAGCCGGAGAGGGAATgcgaagagacgacgaaagcgtcagagcgacgcgaaacggaaacggatgtggaagaagagagcgaatcCCCTGCCCAAGAAACAAAGTCAGACACAGCGGATGGGGTTCGAGGCAAAGCCGGCGAAGACACAGTcccagcgaagaaaacagaatcCGCACAGGAGGTTCCATCatcagaaggagacagtagAGAGCGGCTGCagtcgtctgcttcgttgCAAGATCCGCAGAGGCGCCGGCTTTCCGTCTCTCGGTCTCCGACGGTGTCGTCGCCCGAGAGAGCTGGAACGGAAGAGACCGAGCGAGGGCACACGGCCTTGACTGTCGAAGGAATAGGAAGGAggaggggaagcgaagaacgagagacgccggaaagaggagacaaggaagaaggaaaggaacaagtaaagagagaaacagcaggAGGAACTCGGTCTTCGTCACCACAGAAACAACGTGGGAAATCGACCACACGGAGACTTAGCGTCGCCGGACTTTCCAGCGAACGGACCCAAAGTAACTTCGAG GACAAAAAAGTTGAGAAGCATGGACAGGCAGCCCAACAAGATTCACTAAACCAGTTTGGTATTGGCATGTGCTGTAAAAAGGGCTTCAAACCGGAGTCTCCGAATCAAGATGACTTCTTCATAATCAG AGTGGACAAGTGGTCGCTGTACGGTGTCTTTGATGGTCATGGGCCCTTTGGTCACGATGTGAGCAACTACGTGCAAAAGGAATTACCGGCGAGGCTGCTCTACGGCGAGCCACGTTTTCTAACGTTTCCCCTTCGCGCGCTGCAGACGTCGTTCACAACG ATACACCGCGAGCTGGAGGATCAAACTGACGATGCTATGAGCGGTGCAGGCGGGATTGATTGCAGCATGAGCGGGACGACAGCCACGGTTGTTCTCCACATTCACGCGCTGAAGAAATTGTTTGTTGCTCACGTCGGGGACAGTCGCGCCGTGATTGCGCGAAGAGAACATGCGAGCTCCAGAGCAGTTGCCGGCGGATCCGATGGTTTTCGACAGGAAACACGCAATGACAGCCGGATGCTGCAGCAACAAACCAGTTCCGAACCTCGGGAAACAGCAGAGGATCGAGGCTGCCGAAGTG CGGGAACAGGCACCGACTGCCGCCCTCTATCGCGACTCATGGCATTTGACCTAACAAACGACCACAAACCCACCAACGAAATCGAGAAACAACGCATTATGAAAGCAG GCGGTCAAGTTCGTCGGCTAGAGGGTGACGTTCCTCACCGCGTGTTTTTGAAGAATCGCCTTTTTCCGGGTCTTGCCATGAGTCGCGCTATTGGAGACACAATTGCCACGCAAGCAGGAGTTATTCCAGACCCTGAAGTCCGAG AGTACGAAATCCTTGAAGGCCGCGACGAATTTCTTCTGATTTGTTCCGATGGTGTCTGGGAGTTTATTTCCTCACAAGAGGCTGTCGACATGGTTTCCACTTTCGGACGCGATAAC GTTCAGAAGGCATGCGATGCGATCGCCAGAGAAGCATGGAAGCGTTGGATTGATGAGGAGCACAACGTCGTCGACGATATTACTGTCCTCGTTATCTACTTCCCTTGA